A single region of the Thermococcus paralvinellae genome encodes:
- a CDS encoding uracil-DNA glycosylase family protein — translation MLLRFESLKKIGDIYINPRNFKIMPLFLRDWRDLLFLDEKTYGIYAKTIYNPKERFLIKSEKDEQKAFKLVELYNELLKNPTKLCHKEYYEYQLKVKQFEGLPFANGWVGSKVVLVGEAPGRKGCGYTGICFYRDASGMLLRKALFSLGINPDFVYITNVVKCNPPENKLKGFDERELSLLKKELEILRPKTIFALGRTAEKALKRSGFDAIYLRHPAWYVRRGLREPSEEMLEEYEVIRKSLNITK, via the coding sequence ATGCTGCTGAGATTTGAAAGTCTGAAAAAGATCGGCGACATTTACATCAACCCAAGGAACTTTAAAATTATGCCACTATTTTTGAGAGACTGGAGAGATTTACTCTTCCTAGACGAGAAAACTTATGGAATTTATGCTAAGACTATTTACAATCCAAAAGAGCGCTTTTTAATTAAAAGCGAGAAAGATGAGCAAAAGGCATTCAAACTTGTGGAGCTGTACAATGAATTGCTTAAAAATCCCACCAAGTTATGTCACAAGGAATACTACGAATACCAGCTCAAGGTTAAACAGTTTGAGGGCTTGCCTTTTGCTAATGGTTGGGTTGGTTCAAAGGTTGTTTTAGTTGGAGAAGCTCCGGGAAGGAAAGGCTGTGGATACACGGGAATATGCTTTTATAGAGATGCCTCTGGAATGCTGCTCAGAAAAGCTCTCTTTTCCCTTGGCATTAACCCGGATTTTGTGTATATCACAAATGTTGTAAAATGCAATCCCCCAGAGAATAAGCTCAAAGGATTCGATGAGCGAGAGCTTTCTCTTCTCAAGAAAGAGCTTGAAATTTTAAGACCAAAAACAATTTTTGCCCTAGGAAGGACAGCAGAAAAAGCGTTGAAAAGAAGTGGCTTTGATGCTATCTATTTGAGACATCCAGCCTGGTACGTGCGCAGAGGCTTGAGAGAGCCAAGCGAGGAGATGCTGGAAGAGTATGAGGTCATAAGGAAAAGCTTAAATATTACCAAATAA
- the cbiB gene encoding adenosylcobinamide-phosphate synthase CbiB: MEYIWIFILAIIWDLTLGEPPVLLHPTVWFGKLIGFFDRHYKRRSPALDFAAGAFASLFVIAFAFALSRLPEFLPKWIGFALSVYFLKSSFAIKSLAQHVKNTIKEDIEEQRKYVSWIVSRDVSKLDRAHLNSAAIESLAENITDSVVAPLFYYLIFGLSGALVYRAVNTLDAMIGYKNERYLYFGRFAARFDDLLNFVPARITVLLFLPFNPRKVIEYWRKAKFKLNSDKPIAAMSAVLEVWLEKTGVYRFEGKEPTLEDIRKALKVYWIVVGEWIAFVFVSEIVKSFFVQ, encoded by the coding sequence ATGGAGTACATCTGGATATTCATACTCGCCATTATCTGGGACTTAACTCTGGGTGAGCCTCCCGTTTTGCTTCACCCTACAGTGTGGTTTGGTAAGCTAATCGGCTTTTTTGATAGGCATTACAAAAGAAGGAGTCCAGCTTTAGATTTTGCTGCAGGAGCTTTTGCTTCCCTATTTGTGATTGCATTTGCTTTTGCTCTTTCAAGGCTTCCAGAGTTTTTACCTAAATGGATAGGTTTTGCTTTGAGCGTTTACTTCCTAAAGAGCTCATTTGCTATCAAAAGCCTTGCTCAGCACGTGAAAAACACAATAAAGGAGGATATTGAGGAGCAGCGAAAGTATGTCAGCTGGATTGTGAGCAGAGATGTATCAAAGCTGGATAGGGCTCATTTAAATTCAGCAGCAATTGAAAGCTTAGCTGAGAACATAACTGACAGCGTAGTTGCCCCTCTATTCTATTATCTTATCTTTGGACTAAGTGGTGCTCTAGTTTATAGAGCTGTAAACACCCTCGATGCCATGATTGGATACAAAAATGAACGCTATCTTTATTTTGGCAGGTTTGCAGCTCGTTTTGACGATTTGCTTAACTTTGTTCCTGCAAGAATTACCGTTCTGCTGTTTCTACCCTTTAATCCAAGAAAAGTCATAGAATACTGGAGAAAAGCCAAGTTCAAGCTTAACTCTGATAAGCCAATAGCCGCAATGAGTGCCGTTTTAGAGGTTTGGCTTGAGAAAACAGGCGTTTACAGATTTGAGGGGAAAGAACCGACATTAGAGGATATTAGAAAAGCTTTAAAGGTTTATTGGATTGTAGTTGGAGAATGGATAGCATTTGTATTTGTTTCCGAAATCGTTAAATCGTTTTTTGTACAATAA
- a CDS encoding iron-containing alcohol dehydrogenase has product MLWESQIPINQIFELRCRTIDYFGVGAINKFYDIAKDLKENRGISRVILVTGKSSYKKCGAWDVVKPALEENGIEYVHYDKVGPNPTVDMVDEAAQMGKEFGAQAVIGIGGGSPIDTAKSVAILLEYTDKTARELYKLQFSPRKAKPIIAINTTHGTGTEVNRFAVASILEEEYKPAIAYDCIYPLYSIDDPTLMTKLPADQTRYVTIDALNHVNEAATTKVASPYSILLAKETARLIFDYLPEALIHPDNLQAKYYLLYASAIAGISFDNGLLHFTHALEHPLSAVKPDLPHGLGLAILLPAVIKHIYPATARILAEIYRPLVPEVKGVPGEAELVAKKVEEWLFAIGITQKLTDVGFSEDDVKRLTELAMTTPSLNLLLSLAPVEATKETIEAIYRDSLYPLSK; this is encoded by the coding sequence ATGTTGTGGGAATCCCAAATCCCCATAAACCAAATTTTTGAGCTCCGCTGCAGGACTATTGACTATTTTGGTGTTGGTGCAATTAACAAGTTCTATGACATAGCCAAAGACCTTAAGGAAAACCGCGGCATAAGTAGAGTTATCCTCGTCACTGGAAAAAGCTCATACAAGAAGTGTGGCGCTTGGGATGTTGTTAAACCAGCCCTCGAGGAAAACGGCATTGAGTATGTTCACTACGACAAAGTTGGTCCAAACCCAACAGTTGACATGGTCGATGAAGCCGCACAAATGGGAAAGGAATTCGGAGCACAGGCTGTTATAGGAATCGGTGGGGGAAGTCCAATAGACACTGCCAAGAGCGTTGCTATTTTGCTTGAGTATACCGATAAAACCGCAAGAGAGCTCTACAAGCTCCAGTTCTCCCCAAGAAAAGCAAAGCCAATTATTGCCATAAACACCACTCATGGTACTGGAACTGAGGTTAACAGATTTGCAGTTGCTTCAATCCTTGAGGAGGAGTACAAACCAGCCATAGCTTACGACTGTATCTACCCGCTCTACTCCATCGATGACCCCACACTTATGACAAAGCTTCCAGCTGATCAGACCCGCTATGTGACAATTGATGCCCTCAACCATGTCAACGAGGCCGCTACAACAAAGGTTGCCTCACCATATTCAATACTTCTTGCAAAGGAAACTGCCAGGCTTATCTTTGACTATCTTCCAGAGGCCTTAATTCACCCAGACAACCTTCAAGCAAAGTACTACCTCCTCTACGCTTCAGCAATAGCTGGAATTAGCTTCGATAATGGTCTGCTCCACTTCACCCACGCTCTCGAGCACCCGCTCAGCGCTGTAAAGCCAGACCTTCCACATGGTCTTGGTCTTGCAATTCTCTTACCAGCAGTTATCAAGCACATTTACCCAGCCACTGCAAGGATACTTGCTGAGATATACAGGCCACTCGTTCCAGAAGTTAAAGGAGTTCCGGGAGAGGCAGAGCTCGTAGCCAAGAAGGTTGAAGAGTGGCTGTTTGCTATCGGCATTACCCAGAAACTCACTGACGTTGGATTCTCTGAGGATGACGTGAAAAGGCTTACAGAACTCGCAATGACAACACCAAGCCTCAACCTGCTCCTGTCCCTTGCACCAGTTGAGGCTACAAAAGAGACCATTGAAGCAATTTATCGCGACTCACTTTATCCGCTTAGCAAGTGA
- a CDS encoding ATP-binding protein, producing the protein MFYNRKVELEKLEKIYAHPGSTFIVIYGRRRVGKTALVREFLKNKLGLYFFVGEKDEAMLIGEYLKEIENVLGEHLPSYFTPRFSSLEELFEFLLSFSKEQKLIVVFDEFQNFRSVKPSFFSSLQKLWDMKGDSNLILIGVGSYVGMMKRIFMDNKEPLFGRVDEWIKLRPFDFWTAYDFVNTFANVSPNHFVELYSALGGMPRYLLYLKRYYTGNVAETLNNLFFDEFAPLREEGLNTLKLEFGRFYRSYFSILEAVSLGYVTPKEISDKTGLKLLTVGKYLSELTNHYEYLRREVPVTEDPRKTRKVSYRVADEFFNFWFRFVYHNYTYLEEGNLDLVLDDLEKNFPAFVGKTYERTALEFVKQINLGFKPMRVGRWWHKGEEIDVVAYDRENIALFEVKWSDLKKIDVSRILRKLKRKSKLLPLTGSLRLGVIARTIEDKEHFLENGFLVFDLEDLLLKRKKKEHQQL; encoded by the coding sequence ATGTTCTACAACAGGAAGGTTGAGCTTGAAAAGCTTGAAAAAATTTATGCCCATCCAGGTTCAACTTTCATTGTCATTTATGGGCGGCGGAGAGTAGGTAAAACAGCGCTCGTTAGGGAGTTCCTTAAGAATAAGCTCGGTCTTTACTTTTTTGTCGGAGAGAAGGATGAAGCAATGTTGATTGGAGAATACTTGAAAGAGATAGAAAATGTTCTCGGTGAGCACCTTCCAAGCTACTTTACACCAAGATTTTCTTCCCTTGAAGAGCTCTTTGAATTTTTGCTTAGCTTTTCTAAGGAGCAAAAGCTTATTGTTGTCTTTGATGAGTTCCAGAACTTTCGCTCAGTTAAACCCTCTTTCTTCTCTTCCCTTCAAAAGCTGTGGGACATGAAAGGGGACTCCAATCTTATACTCATTGGGGTGGGTTCATATGTTGGCATGATGAAGCGCATTTTCATGGATAACAAGGAACCGCTTTTTGGCAGAGTTGATGAATGGATAAAGCTGAGACCGTTTGACTTCTGGACTGCCTATGATTTCGTGAATACATTTGCTAATGTGTCCCCTAATCATTTTGTTGAGCTTTACTCCGCCCTCGGTGGCATGCCCCGATACCTTCTTTACTTGAAGAGATACTACACAGGAAACGTGGCTGAAACTCTCAATAATCTCTTTTTCGATGAGTTTGCCCCCCTCCGTGAAGAGGGCTTAAATACACTCAAGCTTGAGTTTGGCAGATTTTACCGCTCATACTTCTCGATACTGGAAGCTGTTAGCCTTGGCTATGTTACGCCAAAGGAAATAAGCGACAAGACCGGGCTTAAGCTTCTCACCGTTGGCAAGTATCTCAGCGAGCTGACGAATCATTACGAATACTTGAGGAGGGAAGTGCCCGTTACCGAAGACCCACGAAAGACAAGGAAAGTGTCTTACAGAGTAGCTGATGAGTTCTTCAACTTCTGGTTCCGATTCGTCTATCACAACTACACATACCTGGAGGAAGGCAACCTTGATCTGGTGCTTGATGATCTGGAAAAGAACTTTCCAGCCTTTGTTGGAAAAACCTATGAGAGGACAGCCCTTGAATTCGTTAAGCAGATAAATCTGGGCTTTAAACCTATGAGGGTTGGCCGCTGGTGGCACAAAGGAGAGGAAATAGATGTTGTTGCCTATGACAGAGAAAATATAGCATTGTTTGAAGTTAAGTGGAGTGACCTGAAAAAAATTGATGTCTCAAGGATTCTCAGGAAGCTCAAGAGAAAGTCCAAACTTTTGCCCCTTACTGGAAGTCTTCGGTTGGGAGTTATCGCCAGAACCATTGAAGATAAGGAACATTTTTTGGAAAATGGTTTTCTGGTGTTTGATCTTGAGGATTTGTTGCTGAAAAGAAAAAAGAAAGAGCATCAGCAACTTTAA
- a CDS encoding aminotransferase class I/II-fold pyridoxal phosphate-dependent enzyme: MLKPVKFKACHGGAREEGLLDFSASLNPYLPEWIDDMFERAKALSNRYIYWEKLEEELSNLIGENVTVTAGITEALYLLGILAMKERRKVIIPEHTYEEYERIARIFNAEVIRAPNNPEALAEFVAKRSIVFFCNPNNPDGKFYPPKKLKPLIQAVEDTDSLLVLDEAFIDFVKDARSPEGENIVKLRTFTKNYGLPGIRVGYVIGFSEAFKSVRMPWSIGSLGYAFLEFVIKDEFKHLKKTMPLIWKEKERIEKVLNVKSDANFFIKNVGDAKRAVEFFKKKRIAVRDCTSFGLPEYVRFSVRKREENEKLIDAFREFFQCSP, translated from the coding sequence ATGCTTAAACCAGTTAAATTTAAAGCTTGCCACGGCGGTGCAAGAGAAGAAGGGCTGCTGGATTTTTCTGCCTCTCTAAATCCTTACCTTCCAGAATGGATAGATGATATGTTTGAACGTGCTAAGGCCTTAAGCAATCGCTACATTTATTGGGAAAAACTTGAGGAAGAACTCTCGAATTTGATTGGCGAAAACGTAACAGTCACAGCGGGAATAACTGAGGCTTTGTATTTACTTGGCATCCTTGCGATGAAAGAAAGAAGGAAGGTAATTATCCCAGAGCACACTTATGAAGAGTATGAAAGAATTGCAAGGATTTTTAATGCTGAGGTTATCAGAGCTCCAAATAACCCAGAAGCGTTGGCTGAATTTGTTGCAAAGAGGAGCATTGTCTTCTTCTGCAATCCAAACAACCCAGATGGCAAATTTTATCCGCCAAAAAAACTTAAACCTTTAATTCAAGCGGTGGAAGATACAGATTCACTCCTGGTTTTAGACGAGGCATTCATAGATTTCGTTAAAGATGCCAGAAGCCCAGAAGGAGAAAACATTGTAAAGCTGAGAACATTTACAAAAAATTACGGCCTTCCTGGAATACGGGTCGGCTACGTCATTGGCTTCAGTGAGGCTTTTAAAAGCGTTAGAATGCCTTGGAGCATTGGTTCCCTAGGCTATGCTTTTTTGGAGTTCGTTATCAAAGATGAGTTTAAGCATTTGAAAAAAACTATGCCTCTAATCTGGAAAGAAAAAGAAAGAATAGAAAAGGTCCTCAATGTCAAAAGCGATGCAAACTTCTTCATAAAAAATGTCGGAGATGCAAAAAGAGCAGTTGAATTCTTCAAAAAGAAAAGAATAGCAGTTAGAGACTGCACATCTTTTGGCCTGCCAGAATATGTTCGCTTCAGTGTGAGAAAAAGAGAAGAAAACGAAAAGCTGATAGATGCTTTCAGAGAATTCTTCCAATGCTCTCCATAA
- a CDS encoding FAD-dependent oxidoreductase yields the protein MKGMRFAFLCREKPEPTGKKVAIIGAGPAGLSAAGYLVCQGHEVHVYDKLPEPGGLMLFGIPEFRIPIYRVRKGYEELENVFEVKFFPKTKVAFGNGEEEGDEFVENVVNFNELVEKYDAVLIATGTWESWMPNIEGVDLEGVYPALDYLFKIKSAKLGHMSWDEVPPIDGKRVMVVGAGHTAVDAAMESLLLGAEKVYMSYRRTIKEAPAGAYEINLLKQRGVRWLELTVPVRIIGEHGKVVAVELQKCKLGEPDESGRRKPIPIEGSNFQIDVDYVVFAVGQRPTPPFSEDVGIAVDKKGRIVVDSRHMTSREGVFAAGDVVIGPSKVGRAVLDGLLAAESMHMWLLGR from the coding sequence ATGAAAGGTATGAGATTTGCTTTCCTATGTAGAGAAAAACCGGAACCAACAGGAAAAAAAGTCGCAATAATTGGTGCAGGTCCTGCTGGATTAAGTGCAGCAGGTTATTTAGTCTGCCAAGGTCACGAAGTCCACGTATATGACAAGTTGCCAGAACCTGGTGGATTGATGCTCTTTGGGATCCCAGAGTTTAGAATACCTATCTACAGAGTCAGAAAGGGGTATGAAGAACTCGAAAATGTATTTGAGGTCAAGTTTTTCCCCAAAACCAAAGTTGCATTCGGAAACGGTGAAGAGGAAGGAGATGAATTCGTTGAGAATGTCGTAAACTTCAATGAACTAGTTGAGAAATATGATGCTGTTCTTATAGCAACAGGAACTTGGGAATCATGGATGCCAAACATTGAGGGTGTCGATTTGGAAGGAGTTTATCCAGCTTTGGACTATCTCTTCAAAATCAAATCAGCAAAGCTCGGCCACATGAGCTGGGATGAAGTTCCTCCAATTGATGGAAAGAGAGTCATGGTGGTTGGAGCCGGACACACAGCTGTAGATGCTGCTATGGAAAGCTTACTTCTTGGAGCAGAGAAGGTTTACATGAGTTATAGAAGGACCATAAAGGAAGCTCCTGCCGGTGCTTATGAGATAAACCTCCTTAAGCAGAGAGGTGTTAGGTGGCTCGAGCTTACAGTTCCAGTGAGAATAATTGGTGAACACGGAAAAGTTGTCGCTGTCGAGTTGCAAAAATGTAAGCTTGGAGAGCCAGACGAAAGTGGAAGGAGGAAACCAATTCCAATTGAAGGTTCAAACTTCCAAATCGATGTGGATTATGTAGTCTTTGCAGTTGGACAAAGGCCCACCCCACCCTTTTCTGAAGATGTTGGAATTGCTGTTGACAAGAAGGGCAGAATTGTCGTTGATTCAAGGCACATGACAAGCAGAGAAGGTGTTTTTGCCGCTGGTGACGTTGTTATTGGACCATCAAAAGTCGGTAGGGCTGTGTTGGATGGACTGCTAGCTGCTGAAAGTATGCACATGTGGCTTCTTGGGAGGTGA
- a CDS encoding 4Fe-4S dicluster domain-containing protein translates to MLKVELCIGCTACANVCPFDAIGVADDSKRIIHFSPENCGNCSFECNEVCPTRAIERKPDKITLEFEYAYCLECGRKMMRTKKEAEYYAQQLLKMGEKVEFAFICDECKMKKISSVSDKYEGYLI, encoded by the coding sequence ATGTTAAAAGTTGAGCTATGCATCGGATGTACGGCATGTGCAAATGTATGTCCCTTTGACGCTATTGGGGTAGCTGATGACAGCAAAAGAATAATACACTTTTCTCCTGAAAACTGTGGTAACTGTAGCTTTGAGTGCAACGAAGTATGTCCAACTAGGGCAATAGAGAGAAAACCGGATAAAATAACACTGGAATTTGAATACGCTTACTGCCTTGAATGTGGCAGAAAGATGATGCGCACTAAAAAAGAAGCCGAATATTATGCTCAACAGCTACTTAAAATGGGCGAAAAGGTTGAGTTTGCGTTTATCTGTGATGAATGCAAGATGAAGAAGATTTCCTCTGTCTCTGACAAATATGAGGGATATTTAATTTGA
- a CDS encoding radical SAM protein yields the protein MVKLEYFTIGTSSHVSGLCHSIIRGEVFTTCSLGCAYCYARWYRGSHGSPRPIFDVFRLIKALGKLVEKNIPVAPVRFSALSDPFQSPAKITLKALKLAYKLKVPVIVNTKLYPSEKHLKVLEDLASEGLLVLQVSITAEKDAKEVRILEPLASSIEERLRLVEKASEVGIPTVVRIQPLIPGLSDRNVEEFLDEIAWAGARMVIVEFLRVERENFEFYKRLFSNYSEVYSKEWDSYLPRTSNEETPLIQVPLEYKLKTAELFAKKSKRRGLAFATCKEGLFNLHEPKTIDCCGMSFLEVEWTRRPTLWDLYLEAYEKGKARAEDLWERCERERLLCGERLKLYPSWLSRSFKAHEKRLRSILKKPELIEKLVPVLKYTDGHYVINELFN from the coding sequence ATGGTCAAGCTGGAATACTTTACAATCGGCACAAGCAGTCACGTGAGTGGTCTATGTCACAGCATAATTAGAGGAGAAGTCTTCACAACTTGCTCACTTGGATGTGCTTACTGCTATGCAAGGTGGTATAGAGGTTCTCATGGGAGTCCTAGGCCTATTTTTGATGTTTTTAGATTAATCAAAGCTTTGGGAAAACTCGTGGAAAAGAACATTCCAGTAGCTCCAGTTAGATTCTCGGCTCTAAGTGACCCCTTTCAATCCCCAGCTAAAATAACACTCAAAGCACTTAAGTTGGCATACAAGCTCAAAGTGCCAGTGATTGTGAATACAAAACTTTATCCCTCAGAAAAACACCTCAAAGTCCTTGAAGATTTGGCGTCTGAAGGTTTGCTGGTTCTTCAAGTCAGCATAACGGCAGAGAAAGACGCTAAGGAAGTTAGAATCCTTGAACCTTTAGCAAGTTCAATTGAAGAAAGATTAAGGCTAGTGGAAAAAGCGAGTGAAGTCGGAATTCCAACGGTAGTTAGGATTCAGCCATTGATTCCGGGGCTAAGCGACAGAAATGTGGAGGAATTTTTAGATGAAATTGCTTGGGCTGGTGCTAGAATGGTCATAGTCGAGTTTCTCAGAGTTGAAAGAGAAAATTTTGAGTTCTATAAAAGACTCTTTTCCAACTATAGCGAGGTTTACAGCAAAGAATGGGACTCATATCTGCCGAGGACATCAAATGAAGAAACACCCCTTATTCAAGTTCCTCTTGAGTACAAACTTAAAACTGCAGAATTATTTGCAAAGAAATCCAAAAGGAGAGGTTTAGCATTTGCAACGTGCAAAGAAGGTCTCTTCAATCTTCACGAGCCTAAAACCATTGACTGCTGTGGGATGAGCTTTTTAGAAGTTGAGTGGACGAGGAGGCCGACGCTGTGGGATTTATATCTGGAAGCTTACGAAAAAGGAAAAGCGAGAGCAGAGGACTTATGGGAAAGATGCGAAAGAGAAAGACTTTTGTGTGGTGAACGATTGAAGTTATACCCTTCTTGGCTTTCGAGGAGCTTTAAAGCTCATGAGAAGAGGCTGAGGAGCATTTTAAAGAAGCCTGAGTTAATTGAAAAACTCGTCCCAGTCTTAAAATATACAGATGGACACTATGTGATTAACGAATTATTTAATTAA
- a CDS encoding PAB0415 family putative ATP pyrophosphatase produces the protein MKGIAFFSGGKDGLYATYLAEKQGIKVPYLLILKTTIGASPHYENLDELKKIANAMNRELLIFDMAKGSEALAEFIASLDVDYIIAGDVLLEDHLKWVEWLAEKSGTEALEPLWDRNTLELAKEIINAGFEYSIIAVNKEKLPKDWLGYTFGSIEDLERFLERNPDVDPVGEFAEFHTVVLKCPLFEKSFELKPLKVEESERYWWLRFRLVKK, from the coding sequence TTGAAAGGCATAGCCTTCTTTTCGGGAGGTAAAGACGGACTTTATGCAACATACTTAGCTGAAAAACAAGGGATCAAAGTCCCATATCTCTTGATCTTAAAAACCACCATTGGAGCTTCACCTCACTATGAAAACCTGGACGAACTAAAAAAGATTGCAAATGCAATGAATAGAGAACTGCTAATTTTTGATATGGCTAAAGGAAGTGAAGCCCTAGCTGAGTTCATAGCATCCCTCGATGTTGATTACATAATTGCAGGTGATGTCCTGCTTGAAGATCATTTAAAGTGGGTTGAATGGCTTGCTGAGAAGAGTGGAACAGAAGCCCTAGAACCGCTGTGGGACAGAAACACGCTTGAGTTAGCAAAAGAGATAATCAACGCTGGCTTTGAATATTCAATTATCGCTGTGAACAAAGAGAAACTCCCAAAGGATTGGCTTGGATATACATTCGGAAGCATTGAAGATTTAGAGAGGTTTTTAGAAAGAAATCCTGATGTTGACCCTGTCGGAGAATTTGCAGAGTTCCACACGGTGGTTTTAAAGTGTCCATTATTCGAGAAGAGCTTTGAGCTAAAGCCGTTGAAAGTTGAGGAGAGTGAAAGGTATTGGTGGTTGAGGTTCAGGCTGGTGAAAAAATGA
- a CDS encoding 4Fe-4S dicluster domain-containing protein, translated as MARRILHVDYSLCIGCETCQSVCEFIHHGKPHIRIYYTESGLPIPINCRHCEKAPCMNVCPSNAIYKDTDGAVIIDPKKCIGCLMCLAVCPFGAPSYEARLKVVTKCDMCADRRRVGLEPACSEMCPAEAIFFGRPEEVEDEIRRRTAEKIARERISSTVMESIGRIL; from the coding sequence ATGGCAAGGAGAATTCTTCACGTTGATTACAGCTTGTGTATTGGATGTGAAACATGTCAAAGTGTTTGTGAGTTTATTCACCATGGAAAACCTCACATAAGAATTTACTACACTGAATCAGGGTTGCCGATTCCAATAAACTGTAGACACTGTGAGAAAGCTCCATGTATGAATGTATGTCCATCAAATGCTATCTACAAGGACACCGATGGTGCAGTAATCATTGACCCCAAGAAGTGTATTGGCTGTCTCATGTGTCTCGCAGTCTGTCCATTTGGTGCTCCAAGCTATGAAGCAAGGCTTAAGGTGGTCACAAAGTGTGACATGTGTGCTGACAGAAGAAGGGTTGGCTTAGAGCCTGCGTGCAGTGAAATGTGTCCAGCAGAGGCAATATTCTTTGGAAGACCAGAGGAAGTTGAAGACGAGATCAGAAGGAGAACTGCAGAAAAGATTGCAAGAGAGAGGATCTCCTCCACTGTTATGGAGAGCATTGGAAGAATTCTCTGA
- a CDS encoding nucleotidyltransferase family protein — translation MKSLEEIEEILRRHKDELHKRFGVKKIAIFGSYARGEADELSDIDILIEFERPIGWEIVDLKEYLEEILGVRVDLITKNAALSRKRLWEQIRRDIVYV, via the coding sequence ATGAAGTCCCTTGAGGAGATTGAGGAAATCCTGCGCAGGCACAAAGACGAACTGCATAAAAGATTCGGTGTAAAAAAGATTGCAATTTTCGGATCATATGCGAGAGGAGAAGCTGATGAGCTTAGTGATATTGATATCCTCATTGAGTTTGAGAGACCAATTGGTTGGGAAATTGTGGATTTAAAAGAGTATCTTGAGGAAATCCTCGGAGTTAGAGTTGATTTAATTACTAAAAACGCTGCATTAAGCCGAAAAAGATTGTGGGAACAAATTAGGAGGGACATTGTTTATGTCTAA